In Rhodamnia argentea isolate NSW1041297 chromosome 1, ASM2092103v1, whole genome shotgun sequence, the genomic window tggattgaattctGGGGCAATGTCGCAAAAGTCAATTGAGAATTGTTTTGCAGAGTAGTCCCTTCGAGTTGTGATAttaccttttgattttttttattttattttgggagATGCCTCAAAAGATTGTTCCAGGCAAAACGGGCGTAAAGAATGAGGACAGAGTCACTGCTGTACTCTCACTGCAAAGCTGCCAGATACCACAGGACTCTGTTCTCCACTGGGAATGTCGGTGCGACAAACAAGCGGCATCTCCTCTGAACATCTCCTTCTCCTTCGACCACGAACAAAAGAAATGCAACCGAAAAAAGTGATTCCCACCCTTTTCAAGATGACattcacacttttttttttctttactcacAGTAGTATTCACACCTTAAAGCTTTCACCATCTATTGCGTTTGTTTAATTACATGACCACTGCGACAAAAGAATGCACATCACTCCTCAATTGAATCACAAGGAATAATTTTTCGCCAAACCCCCTATCTTACAGAGTTTTGCAGATTCAAGCTACACCCGAGGGCGACTTACGACATCACCATCTCAAACTTGGTTGTTTAGGGGACCCTTGCCCTCCCCCCAGAAAGAGTCAATCTACAACACCGGAGCGCACAAGCGGCAAAACTAAATGTGTCAATCTTCAGTTGGAAAACCATGAAGAGTCAGCGCAGGTCAATTAGATTCACTTTGCTTCTCGGGAACTTCGAGTTGACGGGGCAGGAGGTTCATAAAGCTGCCGTGAACAGGTCGACTCGCTGCTGTGCCCGACTCATCATCTGTGAACATACAAATACACGAGGGAAAACCGATAAGCTTCTCGAGTACCAAGGTTCAGATGTTTTTCTTAGGTGGCTTAATCAAAACCTTTCCTCAGCATAGAAGAGCATAACAAGCTATGCACTTAtttgtaaaaaagaagaagctatgCATGCGTGAACATGTCTTTAGAGTTATCAAGACAGCATTCTCTACAGCTCTTACCAAAGAGAGACTTGATGGATGGCCTTTTGGGTTtcgtgttcttcttcttcagttcGGCTGTAAACAGAAAGACCAAGTAAGTGAACTATATATGCACTTCCTATGAAGAATGCCATGCTTTGAAAGGGAAAACAGGCCAGGACCGTCGAAActttatcataaaaaatattatgatgaGACTAACTGGAAAGATGGAACACCATACATGATCCTCTTTAAGATAGGTTTAGACTGGTGTAGAATGCTAAGCATCAACAGTCCAAAACCTATACTAATTTTTTCATGTAGGACAGAAAACAGCCTGACTGGTAGAGTAGTTGAAAATGAAACAGAGCAATCTGGTCCATCTGTTGAGTTTGGCATGTTCATAACCATAACATGGTTTCCACAAGCTTCAGAGAGCATCCGCCAGAGTTAATAGTATATAGACAACATCTGCAGTATCACGTCGTAGAATAGCTCCATGTTTGCTGATGCCTTATTGCATTAACAAAGAGAAAGCATGCGAGTCCATCAGACTATTAACAATTCCAGAAAGAGAAATATACCCATTCCAGGCAACTGATTATCATTAACAATCTCAAAGTTCTTATATGTGTAACCGACAAAGTTGATGTCCTTGGATGAGAGCATCTGCAGTCAGAAAGGGAACAAATCATCAGATGCCAGTACACTTCCAGATAAAAGTCTGTTAGAACACTTCTctccgtgtgtgtgtgtgtgtgcgtgtgcgAGAGTGTGTCTAGAGTCCCAAGGGTGATCCCTTTTGCTAGAGAGTAACAGAAGATCTGAGAATATAAGAAAGGTATATGAATACAGCCCATCCCAAATCTATGAACAAAAGAGAGGGTAAAAAACAGATACTTAAGACCATGCAAATCCACgataaaatcaaattgaaaaggcctaacataaaaaagaaaaaaacttgatGTTCAGCACAATTTTCAAGGTTAATTAGGTTTTGGCAAAAACCCCTTAAAATGGCCTCCTCCTTGAGGCCAACAATTTGGTCCAACTTAACCCAGTTAGTGTGGCCTTTTATGGATACAAGGTCAATGAAAAATACAGAATATAAATACTTGATTTTTCCGAATTGACCCCTTTGAGGCAAGGACTAGACCACAAAGGTTCTTTGCATTGTCAAGAACATGAGGAAACAACAGTACCACATGATTATAAACGTGAACCTTGCATTTACCAGAATGCTACCAAGGCAGAAGCCAAAAGATTAGAATATAAGTAGGAATATGGTAcagaaataaaatgaatcaGACAATGATTTATGTAGGAACCTTTCTCCATGGGCCTGATCTTGTTGAAGTTTGAATTTGATTGTCGGCCTACATCACCATAGAATAATACATGTCAGAGATAGAACGAACTAACTATATCAATCCTTACTAGTCAGAGATAGAACGAACAAACTATATAAATCCTAAAGGCAGTAATCTGCCACCGGTATTTCTTCCTTCTGCAATCATTTTCATGCCAAAGCAATACACTATGTACTCGTCTACCTCTTCAAATTTTTCGAAGTTCTGCGTATCCAACTCATCGTTGACCTCAGGAATAAAAGCAGCTTTCATCTGATACAACCGGTCCCATTCGATCCCTTTAAACCAGGGATGGGCCTGAATCCACAAACGCACCGCTTTCAATTGTCATTTTCAGCTCATTAGCTGTAGCAGTGCAATAGTCAAGAATTGAACACTTAAGAGCCCATACTTTAATTTCATCAGTCCCTTTCGTTCCCAGCCTCTGGTCAACGTTACATAGAAGTTTGCTTATGAGATCTTTAGCTTCTGGAGACAGCTTTGCTTCTTCAGGAAATTTCAAATGAGTTCTCCAGTTCACAATCTGCCAAGGAAAGCATTTATATTCAATAATTGTGCTGACAAAAGGCCAAGTATAGATGACTGAATTAAACAACATCACGCATGAGAAttccagctcaaaataaagatGTCATTTTAACCTTGAAACCTGAATAATTCAATGTGCTCAACAATGCATTTATAAGACTATTATTCattttaaattacaaaaatccaTAATGACTCATACCACATTTCAGCCACCACTATGCAAGTGTTATGAACTGTTCATCAACGTCATCATCAAAGAATGATGGGTTCATACATCACCGAAAAAAGGCCATAATTCGGTTCATATCTACAGCTGCTGTCTTACATATAAATATTAACATTCACATCCTGTTGATGAAAAGAAATTACATTGTTAGGAGTAGAACAACATCCCTAAACACACATATTGGTAACAAGAGGAGCTCATCTTCTATTAAGTGACGCAACTTCATATTCCAAAAATACATTGCCTATGAAGGTAAAGTATCAGCGGAATAAAAAGTATTTCAATGCTAAGATACCTTTCTACATGTTGACATAGGATCGTCGGAGTAAAAAGGAGGGTATCCCACAAGCATTTCATACATAATGGCACCAAGAGACCACCTGCAGAAGTAGTAGTCAAAGATCACCACAATAAATAagataaagagagaaaatgacgaggagatttcattttcttttccactatttctttatttctttctagaAAATACCCACCAATCACATTCCATCCCGTAACCTTTCTTCAAAAGAACTTCTGGGGCAATATAATCCGGTGTGCCAACAGTTGAATAAGCCTGCATTAGGTCTTGTTAAAAGTTTACAACACAACATACACAAGTACCAGGATTAATGAAATTGCACAGAATAATTCTGAAAATTGGCCATGAATGATCATCCACATAAATCACATGCATGTCCCAGACAAGAGCAACAGaggaaccacaaaaaaaaaaaggaggattaACCACAATCTGTTTTGTTTTGAATGATGACTGACCAAAAAGATAACACCAATCCTACTTGAGTTAAACTTACCAGCGTCCTTCTGTTCCTCTGCCAATGCTGCAGTTGCTCCTGTTGAGTGCGCTTTGATGCCACAGGTCGGCCATCACTTGAAAGAGCCCCACTAAGATTGTTTCCCACAGAGAAGTCCTTTTCTTGCAGGTTACTGCAATCTAGCGGTTTACATAAACCAAAATCTGATAGTTTCATATGACCATTTCTGTCAAGCAGCAAGTTGTCAGGCTTGATATCTCTGCAACATAAGATGGCAAGATGCATCATTAGTCATTTCAACAAATCATAAGGGAAACAGCTATAGGAAATAGAAGTAGGGTACTGACTATTAACAATGCACGACCTATGAATATAATTATGCttatggatggattcaattgcCAGAACAGTCTCTGCAACATAGAACCTGGCCTCATCCTCAGTCAATATGTCCTTTCTCATTAGCAACGTCATCATATCTCCACCAGGTAGATACTCCATAATGAGATAGAGATATTCTTCATCCTGGAAGGAGCAATATAGTTTGACAATGCAATTGCTATCAACCTCTGCAAGTAGATTCCTCTCTGCTTTCACATGTTCAACCTGAATAATACATTCGCAAGTTAGAAGAAGATATAATAATATCCCGAATCCCATCATTGGCAGCCTGGAGACAAGTATACCTGCCCTCTACGAAGCATCTCAGATTTTTTAAGCTTCTTCATAGCATAAACATGACCTGTCGCCTTCTCCCTACATATTCTGACCTGCGCCATAAAAGCAAACACTAGAATCACGATCAAAGGCTTGATTTCCTATGGAAAGGgatcagaaaaaaagaaatatacagCCAACacatagaaaaatatgaaactcaGAGAAGACATGTAGATAGTTTAAAGAAGTATCAGAACCAAGCACATCCATGTAAAATGCACAAGAACACCTCAAGAACTATATTCCCAGTCTACTGCAGATGCTCAAATAGATTATGGTTCACAGAAAGAACAATTTTCTCGCAAGAAAAGCAATCTTGAACACTAAATACAGTTCCCATATCTGTGACTATGCTGAAGTCATTCGACAATCAAATCAGATTATTGTGCTAAATAAGAGATCCTCGTATACAAAAGAAGTCATTGGCAAACCAACTACTCTACAAAGACCTCTTGCGAAAAAATTCAAGTCTACACCAACAACATAAGGGAATAATGGACATGGGGCACTGTGTGATAACCATTATGCCATACCTCACCGAATGCACCTTTCCCTATCATTGTCAATGGCTCAAAGTCATCAGCACCCATTTTATGCCTCTGAAGCCGCATGTATTCTGTTTCCTTCTTCTCCAGGTGCTTGAGCAAATTGTTTTGCTCTTCCTCGGAAACATCGGCATCAGCCAGCTTCATTTCCAGTATATGACGACTACAAAACATATATTCACTTCACTACCATGAATAGAAAGTGGCAAAAACTTTTTAATGTATGAACAGACCCCAACCATCCCGACGCATTTATGGACAATACAGAGCTCAACTCTACAAGTACACATATAATGATACATCAAAATGCTCTGTCGTTATTATTTGGCCACTTTCAAAGCAAAAGCGCACACATACACACATAAGTGCGAGTATACCTTTTCGAtacctttttcaaagaaaaaaaaatgcaaaatgtgaCTTCTCTTATTAGTTTCACACTCTGGAAATCAAATGTATAGGCCGCGAGATATCGACAGAAGAAATTCTCAAGCAGCTACAGACTAAGTTGCCTGTTCTCATCTTTTGCCATGGTCCAGTCATCAGGACAGCTACTTAATCCTGAGTCAACATTCTGCATTAATGGGAAGTATTATCATGTCGATACCAGGGGACCTTCatcaaaatatatatgtaaCACGCATTGTTAGATTGCTAAATTTCACTGTTTGCCGTGTTATCCCTGTCTGCTCTGTTTTCATATGGTGAAATATACATCGCTGGCCAAAACAGAGTGTCCTACAATGAAAGGAGCCTACCTGGATCCAAAGCTTTAGAAATGTGAGGGATTCAATTATTGATTATTTTACAATGCATTTTCTACCATTAACATCAGAAGATGCAAGAAGGAAAACCTCTACCACAAACAGAAAGCAAGGAGAGATTAAGAGGCAATTGACTGCCCAAATGTGGAGACGGTATTAACTAGGtgcaaatattttctccatttaactAAGGTTCTTCACAATTGTAAAGGATGTTGTACTGACATCAACTCTGTGTCTCGCAGAACCCTTCAGAGTAGGATTTAAAAGCCAACTTATGGTTCTGACCTAGAAGTCTCATTGAATGAGAAAAGCAGTTTCAAGAATTAAGTTTTCTTGTCTTTGCCAAAACCATAATACATTCATTGTTCTGGATAGGACCAAAGGAGGTAGAAGACAActacaatattttaatttaaactAATCATACCCTACATCTCGCTACTCTTGCAAGTAAAGCACATGCTTTTAGAACTTTTCGGCATTATCTTTCCAACACTTCCTACTTCacttttcctcctccatttaaAAAGTTCAGGCCTCATCTGTGGATGAATTGAGTTAAAGACCATATTTCTATCCACTACCTGAAGTTAGCATCAACTGCTCTCACTGATACATGGAAGACAAACCACGTCCTGTTATAACCAGTAGAGAATAAACTCTagccagtaaaaaaaaaaaaaaaagaatactgaCATCATCATTAGGAATATCATTGTCATATCTAGGATACTCCAATGAATAAGGCATTAAGTAATTAAAGTACAAATTTTGCTTAGGTGTTCTACAAATTATGTCCACTCCCCCCCTCTCTTACACGATTCGTTACAAAGGCTTTTTGACAAGCAATCTCTGCACTAGGTCGTGTGAATCGAAAAGTATCACCCTACCACCCCAACCAATATTTACTTCACACCAATTCACTCATTTGATGTGCTTTAAGGTGACATCATTATTTTCGAGTATATTGCGCCCAATTCCAGTCAATAGCTGAGTCTCTACTAACTTTCCCTTAAGCATATTTATTGCAGTAAAATGATCATTCTTTGAACTCATAGGTCTTCAAAAAACTAATTTGAAGCCCTGAATTGATCTGCACATTATATCATGTGGCAGACATATTAAGAATAACTTCCTCATTTACTTGCAATGCATCTCCCAAAAGAACCCAATCCTCAGAAATGGCGACTCAGAGAAAGGAACAACTTAGCATATGAGCATATAAAGAAAGAAGTACTTGGCACGATCCAATAGAAAAGAATCATATAAACATGTAGTGCTGCTCGTTTAGTTCATCCACAATTGCCAGAGTAAAACCATAccgctctttcctttcttcaatATCCTTCATTTGCTTCTTGTAATGATTTTCTATGTACTGCTTTGCTGCTGCAACTTTCTGCTTGGTGACATTTGAAGGTGCTTCTTCACTTGTTGGAGGTTTTGACCCATCTTTCCCATTTCCTGCaatgtctttcttttttgacgACCTTGCTCCATCTTTGGACTTAAACTTCCCGAACCAACATCTTGTGGGGTCCATTAGCAGACTCCCAACTCTAAACTTTACCACCCAAATCTACTTGTCAATTAATCGTCACCAACTGCTAAAGAGCACAAACTGCACTGGGCAAATATCTCATCCTGCAGAAGGAAATGTCCAGATCCTTGCACGCCATTAGTCACTAAATGGCCTAATTCATGCTCTTCATATCTACAGAAATAAAATGATAGTAAGTCAGCCCCATAGGAATATATAATTACATTGAAAGGGCAGACAACAATTAGACACAACATTCTGTTCCTGAAGAATCATTTCAGGTTCTCCAAGGAAGCAAAACGCCTATCAAGCATTTTAGAACAAGATCTATAAATGACCAAACGGACACGCTTCTTTTACACAAAAGCTACAATCTATAGCCAAATGGCACACTCCCGAAAAGTCAATACTGCATTGAAACCGCCAAGTACACTATCCATGCACCTTGTTGCCATTAGAATGAAATGCCATGGCCAGTTAGATTACACGTGCCACAAGCAAGAACTCACATAACGAGAGTCACCTGAAGGCTCAAGTTAGAAAACAGAGGGACAAGATTTTAAATTCAGTGGCATTCGGTGCTAAAAATACATTAAATCCTCCTTAGCTCAGCAAGAGATCTCATGATCTTAACTGACAATATATCCGAAACGCAACTTTAATTAGTCCACACAAGCATCTCGACCATTGCAAGCCACAGTATGATCCAGTTAGGTGACGCGAAGCAGATTGACACTTTTAGAAAGAGTGAATAAAAACCAGATAACTCAAAATCTCCAAAATCATTGGCCAGGAATCACTTGAGATAGAACGAGAAAGTAAAGCGGACATTATTTCTGGCGATTGCATTCCAATGCACGGAGCAAAATTCCCAAACGGAAGCACCCAACGCGACTCTACAGCCAGGcggatttctccatttttcacaAGGAACGGTGAAGCAAATGCGgccaaacaaagaagaaaaaacactCATTGTCCGATTCCAGAAAGCAGGGCGGAACTGACCAGCGGGAAGGTACTCCAAGCAAATTCCGACACTCGCACCGATCCAGAAAGCCGGGCAACCAGGCTAGAGAGAAGAGAATCGCCAGCAAAACCCTCGGAAACCCTAAAATCGAGGCAAGCACGCCATTCCGGCGAGGCGGCACGccgcgacggcgacggcgaggaATCGGGGGACGGCGCCCGCGCGCGGAGACGACTGCGGGGCCGGAGGCGGAGATCACTGCCGGGACGAGTCGGAGAGAGCGCAATTCGCggcgaaggagagagagagagagagagagagagagagagcgacttTTACTTGGGTGGAGTTGTAGTTGCTGGTGGTGATGGTGTGGTTGAGTTCATGAttcgctctctttctctctctcgatgCTCCTTTTCTCTGCGCGTTGaaacttttgattttctttttttttttttttgcttgtctcgttttccttttctgcGTTTTCCTTTGCGCGTATTGAAAATTGAagcccccccccctccctctctctccgacACACGCTTTTACACAATTAAGACATTCGAGGTTTCTGATCGGATGACGTGGATTTGCTAGAAGATAATTTCGTATAAAACCCATATTTCTTTATTTGCTCTAATGATTCCGGTAAATAAATTCGTTATCGCGTCGAACTATCGGGACCGTTCAAATATCGTACGGTTCGATTATATGGATTTTGAATTCACTAAGATGACCTTATCCTTCGACTTGATGATGAGTTCTTGCAATGCATGCTCATATGTCGGCAAGGTCTCGTACATGTGGAAGATTCCACAAAGCAAACCAGATAGATGACATTTATATAAGTTAGATGAtcgaaattaaattttatcgtgTCTCTTTAAGAAATGTCGAGTTAAGTAGCCTTAACTCGTTCTTATATAAGTGAAACCAGAAAATATTGACTAATTTAAAAATCGTAAAATCATTCATGCACCCTTCTTATATCAATTTATCTCATTAAGGAAACTTACAAATGCATTGGACAGGTTGatcttttcacaaaaaaaaaaaaaatgaaatttcgccTTAAACTCTTATGTAACCTTATCCGTTATATTGGATGGGTCCggtttgaaatttaaaaaaggtttaaaaaaaaaaaaattttttaacctaaaaggatttaggaaaatgctaattaCGTTtagtaaaatctcatttgaaaatggattTGGGTTGAAtgatgtttggtaaaaacattCAAAggtttgatgaattttttaattttaattaaaaattacctaTTGTCAACGCAAGAAGATAAATAGTAAAGGAGGGCAAATCGAAAATATAGgaattgatgaggttagttttgaaacaaaaaaattttagcttctATAAGCAATCCTCCCTATTGGCTTTCGCTCTTCAAGCATTTAACTGTGATTCTTTTAATAGGCTTTGAGGGCTAAAAGTCATTTGGGAATACTGAACCAAACGCAACCTATATCTTTTAAGATCGTTCAGGGAAGTGAAGTAGCTGAGGTCTGTAGAAGCCTGAATAGTTACACGATTGCTAAATAATAAAGGGAGAATTTAAAGAAATGAATCAATTATTACAAGTTATTATCGAATGATCTCTACATAATTGAATGTTATAAGCCTATAATTAATACATGTCGCTAGAGCAACGAAGAAAATCTGTCTACCATCTTTAGGTTTAGGATCATTATTggaatcctttctttttttcttttttttaggtcgaaGATCATTAGTGGAATCTTCTTCCTAAAGTTTGTGCAAGAGAGAAGGACaaattcgaccaaaacaaaaatgaggGCAAAATAGGAAAAGACGTTTCACCTATCGGACGTCAAGAGATTTTCAAGACCAAATTTCAAAACACAGTAATAGTTAAAATAAGGAACAACTTTACTCTACCGTCAACACTCggtgatgattttgaaatatctAAGTTTACCTCAAAATGACGCGACAAGGACACCACGAGTATCGTAATTTCACGTTATGTGCTCAATTTGATATTACAATTTTTCAATCGATCATTAGTATCATATATTTTAAAGAAACATTCATATTTATCATTACGTATGTGATTTAAAATTATTGCATATAAGTAATCGTTTTAAGTTACTGTCACTCAaggtgaataatttttaaaattttttaaatcgttCACTTTGAGTGACCTTGGCGATTTTCCTTGCCCGAGAATTCGACTCGACATTATAACTCACATAATTTGTgcaaaaatttcttcttctttttttcaagcTATGTTATTTAAGTGTTTGATTAAATTATGTCACTCGtggtgaatatttttaaaacgtTATACACTCAAGTAGTCAATTGAAGAACTATGGTACGGATACTTGTGGTGTCTTAATTTTATCATAGATTAGTTCGAcctaaagacaaaaaaaaaatggtctaaGCACTagactttgtctttttttttttttaccaaaaa contains:
- the LOC115753947 gene encoding serine/threonine-protein kinase tricornered-like, which gives rise to MDPTRCWFGKFKSKDGARSSKKKDIAGNGKDGSKPPTSEEAPSNVTKQKVAAAKQYIENHYKKQMKDIEERKERRHILEMKLADADVSEEEQNNLLKHLEKKETEYMRLQRHKMGADDFEPLTMIGKGAFGEVRICREKATGHVYAMKKLKKSEMLRRGQVEHVKAERNLLAEVDSNCIVKLYCSFQDEEYLYLIMEYLPGGDMMTLLMRKDILTEDEARFYVAETVLAIESIHKHNYIHRDIKPDNLLLDRNGHMKLSDFGLCKPLDCSNLQEKDFSVGNNLSGALSSDGRPVASKRTQQEQLQHWQRNRRTLAYSTVGTPDYIAPEVLLKKGYGMECDWWSLGAIMYEMLVGYPPFYSDDPMSTCRKIVNWRTHLKFPEEAKLSPEAKDLISKLLCNVDQRLGTKGTDEIKAHPWFKGIEWDRLYQMKAAFIPEVNDELDTQNFEKFEEADNQIQTSTRSGPWRKMLSSKDINFVGYTYKNFEIVNDNQLPGMAELKKKNTKPKRPSIKSLFDDESGTAASRPVHGSFMNLLPRQLEVPEKQSESN